One genomic segment of Centropristis striata isolate RG_2023a ecotype Rhode Island chromosome 11, C.striata_1.0, whole genome shotgun sequence includes these proteins:
- the LOC131981013 gene encoding MAM and LDL-receptor class A domain-containing protein 1-like, with amino-acid sequence MFWNSPPGSCDFESGQCTWVNIPKEGGHEWVLANGGFQGPPTDHNTQTPEGLFLLSSSLHQHNSSVAQVLSEWIQLRDTTSCLTLWYHMDNSDSGMLKVFVRSEPSEENLMFSSNSSGPGWTRFSQSVMKNTPFQLLIEAETNNRGVIAIDDITVTPGVCQVNETSLGFASCSFESGECGWEDASVGQSQWTRGRNATSSYEPSVDHTEGTELGWYMAVVPNRGDQMGPAAFQSPTMKQASANCTLHFYYNMYGEDIEELNVLLQEGSRTTALWWLSGNHGDKWLHGEVTVGRIPQDFTILFEASRSFSRPGHIAIDGIDFISCTLPEPQPSCPENMFTCNNTVCVEHNQMCDFSDDCGDRSDEKNCGGVESCSFERGLCFWEGSSLDTAGAEWTRQSGQEAWPKHGPPRDHTKNSGAGHYIKPGTHLTETGQASEILSRTLLPNTRCTMRFFFFSLDDAAARLTAQSRTLQSGSDDTVLWSSNSQSYSWQRAEVTFSSLVSSKIVFRYERDDGHRGLVALDDISFSRECVFDPENNKLPDTSPTSAPPTTPTFPASTTPAPPRPCQADEFFCWRSAGEVCILATLQCDYHPDCPQGEDEEGCGGCTFESNQCKWTDTSDGRSRWQRQKASNDTEPPTDHTTDTGYYMTVNISQGWTQSEARLQSPPLPPSSPYCQILFHFHISAQSAGSLRVLMQQAEGSEAILWSHSHNTVSHWTPEHLPLGLHQQPFKVWFSSMNKVTQTDTTAEDHVVAVDDISFINCETSYKPPALSAGGCSFEDGLCVWVQGAEDELDWLSRSGPTETPNTGPAGDHTTGKGKYLYIESSPPSVKRNTAQLKSLLLPPAGENGYCFTFWYHMFGATVGSLRMLLQTDDLLKTLVWQKSGNQGDEWLLVQSHVTLQKVHQVILEATVGGEAGDIAIDDISLISGPCPASDLCDFEEGSCNWQQQTTDDFDWVRQSGSTHNPNTGPDSDHTTNTPTGHYYYLPSSEADRADQTARMSSPLFPAVFLPLAL; translated from the exons ATGTTCTGGAACAG TCCTCCAGGCAGCTGTGACTTTGAGTCTGGACAGTGCACCTGGGTCAACATCCCCAAGGAAGGTGGACATGAGTGGGTGCTGGCTAACGGAGGCTTCCAGGGTCCGCCGACAGACCACAacactcagaccccagagg GTTTGTTCTTGTTGAGCTCATCACTGCACCAACACAACAGCAGTGTAGCGCAGGTATTATCAGAATGGATCCAACTGAGAGACACCACCTCCTGTCTCACCTTATGGTACCATATGGACAACAG TGACTCGGGGATGTTGAAGGTGTTCGTGCGCTCAGAGCCGTCGGAGGAGAATCTGATGTTCAGCAGTAACAGCAGTGGACCCGGCTGGACCAGGTTCTCTCAGTCTGTAATGAAGAACACGCCATTCCAG CTGCTGATCGAAGCAGAGACGAACAACAGAGGAGTTATTGCCATTGATGACATCACTGTCACACCGGGTGTTTGTCAAG TAAATGAAACAAGTTTGGGATTTGCGAGTTGCTCATTTGAAAGTGGAGAATGTGGCTGGGAGGACGCCAGCGTTGGCCAGAGTCAGTGGACGAGAGGAAGGAATGCTACCAGTAGCTATGAACCGTCTGTGGACCACACAGAGGGCACGGAGCTGG GTTGGTACATGGCCGTGGTTCCTAACCGAGGAGATCAAATGGGCCCCGCTGCGTTTCAGAGTCCCACCATGAAACAGGCCAGCGCCAACTGCACACTTCACTTCTACTACAATATGTATGGAGAGG ACATAGAGGAGCTGAACGTGCTGCTACAGGAGGGCTCCAGGACCACTGCACTGTGGTGGCTGTCTGGTAACCATGGAGATAAGTGGCTTCACGGTGAGGTAACAGTTGGCAGAATCCCTCAGGACTTCACCATCCTGTTTGAAGCCTCCAGGTCCTTCAGCAGGCCTGGACACATTGCTATTGATGGCATAGATTTCATCTCCTGCACCCTGCCTG AGCCCCAGCCCTCGTGTCCAGAGAATATGTTCACATGcaacaacactgtgtgtgtggagcaCAACCAAATGTGTGACTTCAGTGATGACTGTGGGGACCGGTCCGACGAGAAAAACTGTG GTGGTGTGGAGAGCTGCAGCTTTGAACGTGGCCTGTGTTTCTGGGAGGGCAGTAGCCTGGACACAGCTGGAGCTGAGTGGACGCGTCAGAGTGGACAGGAAGCGTGGCCCAAACATGGACCTCCCAGGGATCACACCAAGAACTCTGGTGCAG GTCACTATATCAAGCCTGGGACTCACCTGACTGAGACGGGCCAAGCTTCTGAGATTCTCTCCAGAACTCTACTCCCCAATACCCGCTGCACT ATgagattcttcttcttcagcctGGACGATGCTGCAGCCAGACTGACGGCCCAGTCCAGGACACTACAGTCTGGTAGTGACGACACTGTGTTGTGGTCAAGCAACTCACAGAGCTACAGCTGGCAGAGAGCAGAGGTCACGTTCTCCTCCTTAGTCAGCAGCAAG ATTGTCTTCAGATATGAGCGGGATGATGGTCACAGAGGGCTTGTGGCGCTGGATGACATCTCTTTCTCCAGAGAGTGTGTTTTTGATCCTGAAAACAACAAGCTGCCTGACACATCACCCACCTCTGCTCCACCTACCACACCCACGTTCCCAGCCTCAACCACGCCTGCCCCGCCCCGCCCCTGCCAG GCCGATGAGTTCTTCTGTTGGCGGTCGGCTGGAGAAGTGTGTATTCTGGCTACTTTACAGTGTGATTATCATCCAGACTGTCCGCAgggggaggatgaggagggcTGTG GTGGCTGCACATTTGAGAGTAACCAGTGCAAATGGACTGACACCAGTGATGGACGGAGCAGGTGGCAGAGACAGAAAGCCAGCAACGACACAGAACCGCCCACTGATCACACTACAGACACAG GCTACTACATGACAGTGAATATCAGTCAGGGTTGGACACAGAGTGAAGCTCGACTCCAGAGCCCCCCACTCCCCCCTTCATCCCCCTACTGCCAGATTCT GTTTCACTTCCACATCAGTGCACAGAGTGCTGGGTCACTCAGAGTGCTTATGCAGCAAGCTGAGGGGAGTGAAGCAATCCTGTGGTCACACAGTCACAACACTGTCTCTCATTGGACCCCAGAGCATCTCCCTCTAGGCCTGCACCAGCAGCCTTTTAAG GTTTGGTTCAGCAGCATGAATAAAGTGACGCAGACGGACACGACTGCTGAAGATCACGTAGTTGCTGTGGATGATATCTCTTTTATAAACTGTGAGACATCCTACAAGCCACCAG CTCTGTCGGCCGGCGGCTGTTCTTTTGAAGACGGTCTGTGTGTTTGGGTTCAGGGAGCTGAAGATGAGTTGGACTGGCTCAGCAGGTCCGGTCCCACTGAAACCCCCAACACCGGGCCTGCAGGAGACCACACGACCGGCAAAG GAAAATACCTTTACATCGAGAGTTCCCCACCAAGTGTGAAGAGAAATACGGCCCAGCTGAAGTCTTTGctgctgccacctgctggtgaAAATGGATACTGCTTCACATTTTGGTACCACATGTTCGGAGCTACTGTCGGCTCCTTGAGGATGCTTCTACAAACAGATGATCTCTTGAAAACACTG GTGTGGCAAAAATCAGGAAACCAGGGGGACGAGTGGCTGCTGGTGCAGAGTCATGTGACCTTGCAGAAAGTCCATCAAGTGATCCTGGAGGCTACAGTGGGGGGAGAGGCCGGAGACATAGCCATCGATGACATCTCCCTCATCAGTGGACCATGTCCTGCCTCTG